The DNA window GTAAATCTAAGGATACAGGTCCATCCTGGAGTGTTTGCCTGGTACACAAGGCCCCACGTTCAGAACCCAATACTGCAGCCACAAAGTCTCAAGTGGTTAAATACATCCTTGTCAACGCAGCTATGTTTGAGATCCCTATAAAGTTGGAAGAAAATAGGCAAATCGACGGGTTCTTTGTTCCTGTCTCTAAGGTCTTTCCCTATTTTAAATAAACAGAAACTTGACATCACATACAGCAAAAGGGTGCTGTGTATAAACTAAACATGAGGGGGAAAGCCCATCAGCATGTTCACACAAGGAGGAAAAGTCTTGGCCTTCAGTCAGTCCATCATTAAATGCATAAActatagatttttgtttgtttgttttttgtttttgtttttcgaggtagggtctcactctggtccaggctgacctggaattaactctgtcatctcagggtggccttgaactcacggcaatcctcctacctctgcctcccaagtgctgggattaaaggcgtgcgccaccatgcccggctagatttttttttttttttttgaggtagggtttcactcgggtctaggctgacctggaattcattatgtagtctcagggtggcctcgaactcatggtgatcctactacctctgcctcccaaacgctgggattacaggcgtgcaccaccatgccatgccCAGATTCACTTActctagtttaaaaaaatttttttgttcatttttatttatttatttgagtgtgacagagagagaaagagacagacagagagagagagagagggagagaatgggcacgccagggcctccagccactgctaacggactccagacgcgtgcgcccccttgtgcatctggctaacgtgggtcctgggcaatcgagcctcgaaccggggtccttaggcttcacaggcaagtgcttaaccgctaagccatctctccagccctagtctagTTTTAAAATCAGCATTTATTTATCTCCTTTACCAGGCATAGCTGTTGAGGGTATTTCAGATGAGATATGGTCTCCCACCTGACCCCTGCTTTGCTCATCGTTCACGTGATGTTAACCCCACTTGATACCGGTGCTTCTATGTCCCAGCTCCCAATGAGTGATGTCCCCTACTGCACAGCTGTGGGCTGAGCTGGCTGGAGGTCCAGCCATGTAAATTGAGCACTCTGCTTCTCCTAGATCTAGAGGTTTTCCTAGGTTTGTGGTAGGCAGCTggagtcagtaaagtgcttggccAACCATGGCTATAGATCCTTCAAAATCCGTCTAAGAATGGCTACCTGAGGGGCTCTAAATCTCACTCAACTCACAGGTTCCCCATTAGATCTGGCTGTCTGCAGGAAAGCCGTAGTTATCTTTTTGTGTTAACAGTTTTATTTAGACATAATTCACATGCTATGTGCCATTCAACAATTTAATGTTTactattcaattattttttagCATATTTACAGGCTTGTGCATCCGTATtcatcagggttctctagaggagcagaatgAATAGATGTTATGGAGAGGATttattatattggcttacaggatTTGGGCTGGTTAGTCTGGCAATGGCTGTCTGCAAGCTGGAGATAATGGAAACCCAGCAGTTGGTCAGTCCACAagtctggatgcctcagcagttccactCTGGCACTAATGTCCTGGAGGATTTCTGGAGAGCCGTTGGCCCATGTTGGAAGGCCAAAGAAACTGGATTCTGTTGTTTGCAAGGAtagcagcaacagggtagatgcacaCATCAGCAAGTAGTAAGGGCAGGCAAATAAAAGGCACTACCTTTCCCTGGACCCTCTCTCTAAATAGGCTACCGCCACAAGAGCTGCCACAAGAGTTGGGGAGGGTGTTCCTCCCTCAGGCAATCCTTCATGGCAATGCCCTCACAGATCCACCCACGAGGCATGACTcgcttgattcctaatctgatcaagctgACCACCAAATTTAACCATTACCAGCAACCATCACCACTACGGAATTGTAGAATATTTTCATCACCCCAATAGGAAAGCCCATAACCAATTAAATAATTGATTCCCATTCTCCATGTGCTTCAGGCCCTGGCAACACCTTTCTGTCTCTATGGAGATGCCTATTTTGGACATTTCTTCTCAATGGAATCATGCAATTTGTGACATTTTGcacttgttttctttcatttagcattatatttttttaaggttcatcCATGGTGAACTAGTACTGCAATTATTTTTATAACTGATTTATGTTTCCATTGGAAAAGATACCATTTTTGTGTATCTgtgcatttttataaattttttgtttatttttatttatttatttgagagtgacagagagagaaagagagagagagagaatgggtgtgccagggcctctagccactgtaaacaaactccagatgcgtgtgcccccttgtgcatctggctaacatgggtcctgggaaatcgagcctcgaaccggggtccttaggcttcacaggcaagtgcttaaccgctaagccatctctccagccctatctgtgCATTTTTAATAGGCCTTTGGGAGAATTTATATTTTGGGGCTATCCTGTATAATTCTGTTACAGACATTGTATAAGTTTTTGCATGCACATGTTTTCAATATCATAGGAATGAAATTGCTAGCCATGTATAAAGTCTTTTTAATCTTTTAGAAACtcaatatatgtttttttctcaattttatttatttatttgcaagcagaaagagatagagagaagagagacagagagagaatgggcacaccagggcctctagccattgcaaacaaactccagatgcatgtgccccttgtgcgtctgacttatgtgggtcttggagaattgaacctgggtcctttggcttcacagggaaatgccttaaccactaagctgtctctacaGCCCTCAATATACGATGTTTAAATAGACAATCAATTCTTATTTCTCAGAATCTACATTTTCTACTTGGATAATTCAACATCCAGGTTAATCCCACACTTAAATCCCTGTTGTTAATGTATCTCTTCATTTTTATGATCATTTGGGTCTGCTCAGATAACAAAACACATTTATTGGAAAAGTGCGGGGGttaggagggtattaccatgggatattttttataatcatggaaaatgttaataaaaaatgtgaaaagaaaaaacacatttattaatTAACCTTATCAAAATAGAATCATgcaactaggcatggtggctcatgccttttgattttagcactcaggaggttgagatagaaggatccccctgagttctaggccagaatgagaccctatgtgAAAACAACCacagcaacaaaataaaagaaagccaggcatggtggcgcacgcctttaatcccagcactaaggaggcagaggaaggaggatcgccatgagttcgaggccaaccagaaaacacagaatgaattccaggtcagcctggattatggaccctacctcgaaaaacaaaattaaaaaaaaaaaaaaaacagaaagaaaaacagaattaggCAACTAAAATACCATAACTAATCATAGATGTATATAAATTTTGGATAAACTAGGAGTTGACCACTACTATTTAgtttatacattatttttttctttaattaaatctgactttttttcccctgaggtaaggtctcactctagctcaggctgacctggaatttactatgtagtctcagggtggcctcgaacttactgcagtcctcctgcctctgcctcccaagacctgggattaaaggtgtgcgtgaccatgcccagctctgacatTTTTACTCTATAAATTTGAAATGATGAAAAATTCAGTATACAACTTATATTTAACTagctttagttttctttctttctttctttctttcgtttttttttttttttttttttttttggtttttatgtgatagggtctgactgtagccccaggctgacctggaattcactatgtagtctcagggtggcctcgaactcatggcgatccttctacctctgcctcccgagtgctggtattaaaggcgtgcaccaccacgccagctaGCTAACTTTATTTTGATTGTGATTTTAGCAAAAGCAGTCAAAAGAAGTAGCTGTCCTTTAACatgttttaactttctttttgcaAAAGTCTCCAGCACCAGCATCTTTAATTTTCTGTAATTCTGCTTGAATAACTCCCTTTCCCAAAATATCCCCAGAGAGAGGGGCTTAAGTTACTTTTAAGCAGCAATCTAAAAGGAACTGGCTAGATTAGCCCACAGCTGACCTCTGTTCCTTTCCTACTTTTACCTCAACTGGAGCACACCCCAGTGCAAACTCCCCTGTTTTTTTATAATATGCCACTTTTGAGAAAAGGACAAGAAGAAATGGAAGGCAACAAATAAAAGACATATTCTGGGACCTGAAgatattgctcagcagttaaagtcacttgcttacaaagtcattCGGACCAGATtcgcttccccagcacccacataaagccggatacacaaagtggtacatgtgtctggagttcttttgcagtggcaggaggctctgatgcacccatactcactttgtgtctgtgtgcctctttctctccatctctccatctctctccctctctccctcaaataaatatatttttaaaagacattttttctggcaaggtgtggtggtgcacatctttaatcccagcactggggaggctgaggtaagacaattgccatgagctcaagttccagatcagccatggctagagggagacactactttgaaaacaattcaaataaataaatcaataaaagcaagattcaagctgggagtggtggcacacacctttaatcccaacacttggggagacagaggtaggaggcatcactgtgagttcaaggctatcctgagacctcatagtgaattccaggtcagcctgggttggaatgagaccctacctcaaaaaacaacaaaaaccattttTATTGTAAAATTTTCTTTAAGTCTATCTACACAGGCATAATGCAAACTGGATGAAGCAGCTACAATGATTATAATTCAGGTTTAGGATAAAATGAACATTTTGTGTTACATATTTCTAATTATCTACACAACATGAATGCAGGAGACTATAAAAATACCATAGGCTTTAGGGTTTATACAAAGGCCACTGCAATCTGgtccttcaggtctttcagtctTTAAGACTCAGCTGATAGAATAAGACTGTTACCAAGTCCAACTTGATGTTAAGCAAAGTTTCATCAATATTGCATGTAATTACTCAGCTTTACCACTCCCTTTATTTTAGAGTTAGAGTTTGGAAAAATATACTAAAGCAATGTGAATTTTAATAAATTGAATCTGCAATTTCTATCAAAACAaagttttaacatttaaaaaacttgattcctgggctggaaaaatggcttagcggtaaggcatttgcctgcaaagccaaaggactcaggttcaattccccaggacccacatgagccacaaggtggcacatgtgtctggagtttatttacagtggctggaggccctggtgtgcccatattcatattctctctctctctctctctctctctctctctctctctctctctctctctctttgctgtctctccctctttctctctgtcaagtaaataaataaataaatattaataaaaatacttgaTTCCCTCCCAGAATTATGTCTGAGACAGCAATGACTACTGACAGTTTGCAGTGAACAAGTTAAGTCATGACAAGTCACAATCTACTATTTTAGGTCAGAATCTCTTCTTTTGATTATCATGGAATCTGAAAGGTTAAAAACTTGCGCATTACTACAAATACtagaaaaaactggaagcttcatTTGACAGTTAATTTTCTAGGTTATATTTCTCAGGTTATAAAAGGTTTACATATGCATTAGGGAAATCTAGAAAATAGAATGTGCTTATTGAAccaataatttcattttctaggaATGTCTTCTTGCACATGGACAATAATTTATGATGTACATGGAAGTGTACGGTGGCATAGTTTGTGCCAAGGGAATACTGGAAATAACAGAAATGTCCATCAAAAGCAAGAACAGTTTAATTACAGTATCTTCATGCTGGGGAATGTACTCAGCTCCTTAAAAAGTAataagagagctgggcatggtggtgcatgcctttaatcccagcactcgggaggcagaggaaggaggatcgctgtgagttcgaggccaccctgagactacatagtgaatttctaaaaaaaaaaaaaaaaaaagtaatattaatGTATATGAGTTGATATGGGATGGTTACTGCACATGTATTGCCATAACATGAATTGTATCTTCATGACAGTCAGACATTGGTCTTCCTTCGTAAAAGCTGAATTTTAATGCCTTTTAGTAAAACACATAACCTTAACTGAAAACTAAGGAGATAGTTTTGACTACAGAAATTCACAAAGTAAAACCTATTCCCTATTTAAGACAtacaaaattttgtttatttttattatttaattattttttgttttcgaggtagggtctcactgtaggtcaggctgacctggaattcactatggagtctcagggtggcctcgaactcacggcaaccctcctacctctgcctcccgagtgctgggattaaaagcgtgcccggcttttaaaattttgtttatttttatctattatttgagagcgacagagagagaaagaggcagatagaaagagacagacaatggacgagccagggcttccagcctctgcaaacgaactccagacgcgtgcgcccccttgtgcatctggctaacgtgggacctggggaaccgagcctcgaaccggggtccttaggcttcacaggcaagcgcttaaccattaagccatctctccagccccaagactgttatatattttaaatcatataaATTTCCACTCTCTGACATTTCTTTTCTGGGATGttctagtttaatttttaaaacaatgttttatctatttattttattatttatttgaaagaaagaaactgagagagCAAGGGCCTCTTTTCATTACAgaaagttgaactccagatgaatgcctcactggctttatgtgggtattttatgtaggaatcaagctcaggcaatcaggctttacaaacaagtgcctttaaccactgaaccatctctctattttaatttttagctaAGTAACAcagatataaaatatgaaatgggCTGAGccgagatagaggagagagaaggtgggggggggcgagGTGGGAGTGAAGTCTCGCGAGAAGAGACAGTTGCCTCAGCAGAGCCTGCggctgcgtgcgtgcgtgtgcgtgcatgtgtgcgtgcgtgcgtgcgtgcgtgcgtgcgtgcgtgcatttCAGCCGCTGCCAGAGCCGAGGACGGTTTGCTCGTCCAGTTAGTTCTCTCAACCGAGACTCAGGCCGCCGCCGTTATGTCCAGCTGCCTGCGTTCTCCCAACACGTCTCTGTTCGTCAGGAACGTGGCGGAGGACACCAGGTCTGAAGATTTACGGCGTGAATTTGGTCGTTATGGTCGTGTAGTTGATGTGTATCTTCCGCTTGATTTCTACACTCGACGTCCAAGAGGATTTGCTTATGTTCAATTTGAGGCTGTTCGTGATGCTGAAGATGCTTTCCATAATTTGGACAGAAAATGGGTTTGTGGACGTCAAGTCGAAATCCAGTTCTCACAAAGAGATCGGAAGACACCAAATCAAATGAaagccaaggaaggaaggaatgtgtaCAGTTCTCGCTATCATGATTACGACAGATACAGACGTTCTAGAAGCCGAAGGTATGTTAGGAGAAGATCAAGGATTCGTTCTTTTGATTACAACTATAGGAGATCTTACAGTTCTAGAAACAGTAGACCGACGGGAAGACCACGGCGTAGCAGAAGCCATTCCGACAATGACAGATTCAAACACCGAAATCGATCTTTTCCAAGATCTAAATTCAATTCAAGATCACGGTCCAAGTCCCAACCCAAGACAGAAATGAAGGCTAAATCACGTTCTTGGTCTGCATCTCACACCAAATCTAGAGGCACCTCTAAAAGAGATTCCAAAACACATTATAAGTCTGACTCAAGATATGAAAAGGAATCGAGGAAAAAAAGAACCACCTAGATACAAATCTCAGTCAAGATCGCAGTCTAGGTCTAGGTCAAAATCTAGATCAAGGTCTTGGACTAGTCCTAAATCCAGTGGCCACTGATAATATCAATCTAGGCCTGTATCATTTATTTACTCATAGTTTGGTATACTTAAACTGTCAGGAATACAATGTTGCAATGATGcgtaaaaagaaaagttttcccTGTACCAGGCAATGGTTATAATTAAAATGATATGCTGTTGAGAAGCCACTCTTAAGAGTCCAGTTTGTTTAATGTTATGGGCAGTTACCAATTTGTGGTGTCTCTGTATATTTTTGTAAAGATTCTCATTTTTTATGCTTGAAGTAGTTGGTGAAAAGATGTTGGTTGACCATAATTTGCAACATtgtcttattaaaaataaattttcatatccATATTTGGTAGAACTTTTAATCTAGAAATGTAGCCTGCTAATAAGATAGAATGATAACAGTGATGCAAAAGTGAAGTTGCAGCCACATTCCAGCACTGACTCCTCAGACAAATTTAGGTTATTGTCAGGATGTCTAGGTCCATGATAATAGATTATTTAAGATGCAGtatggagtgctggagagatggcttggcggttaagcgcttgtctgtgaagcccaaacaccctggttcgaggtttgattcccaaggacccacgttagccagatgcacaagggg is part of the Jaculus jaculus isolate mJacJac1 chromosome X, mJacJac1.mat.Y.cur, whole genome shotgun sequence genome and encodes:
- the LOC101599250 gene encoding serine/arginine-rich splicing factor 10-like gives rise to the protein MSSCLRSPNTSLFVRNVAEDTRSEDLRREFGRYGRVVDVYLPLDFYTRRPRGFAYVQFEAVRDAEDAFHNLDRKWVCGRQVEIQFSQRDRKTPNQMKAKEGRNVYSSRYHDYDRYRRSRSRRYVRRRSRIRSFDYNYRRSYSSRNSRPTGRPRRSRSHSDNDRFKHRNRSFPRSKFNSRSRSKSQPKTEMKAKSRSWSASHTKSRGTSKRDSKTHYKSDSRYEKESRKKRTT